In a genomic window of Lacrimispora sp. BS-2:
- a CDS encoding spore germination protein: MEFTNSLSNNMNHLSTKLDVAGNFDIVYRTFYIGEQEACLYFIEGFTQSDAWQKILNSFLSIKAGDMPPDVHEFSKRYLPYGQVGLVKDEETMIKQLLSGISCLFINGYDKCLTVDCRSYPARSVSEPEKDKVLRGSRDGFVETLVFNTALIRRRIRDPKLTIEVMNAGESSHTDIAICYFKGRHDEKLLNMIKDRINKLKVDALTMNQESLAECIYPHKWFNPFPKFKYSERPDTAAASILEGNIIVLVDNSPSAMILPSSVFDIIEEADDYYFPPVTGTYLRLSRLVISILTLYLTPLWLLFMQNPEMIPSWLQFIRLSEDPQVPLLFQLLILEFAIDGLRLAAVNTPSMLTTPLSVIAGIVLGEYSVKSGWFNSETMLYMSFVTIANYSQSSFELGYAFKFMRMIMLITTALLNFWGFVAGAALSILAVVFNKTIAGKSYIYPLIPFHFSELKKRFFRGRLPHREK, encoded by the coding sequence ATGGAATTTACCAACAGCCTTTCCAATAACATGAACCATTTAAGCACAAAGCTGGATGTAGCCGGAAACTTTGATATCGTCTACCGGACTTTTTATATCGGGGAACAGGAAGCCTGTCTTTACTTCATCGAAGGATTTACTCAAAGTGATGCGTGGCAGAAGATCCTGAACAGCTTTTTATCCATTAAGGCGGGGGATATGCCGCCAGATGTCCATGAATTTTCCAAAAGGTATCTTCCTTATGGTCAGGTGGGCCTTGTAAAGGACGAAGAAACCATGATCAAACAGCTTTTATCCGGAATATCCTGCCTGTTTATTAACGGTTACGACAAATGCCTGACCGTGGACTGCCGCAGTTATCCCGCCAGAAGCGTTTCAGAGCCGGAAAAGGACAAGGTTCTCAGAGGATCAAGGGATGGATTTGTGGAAACCCTGGTTTTTAATACCGCTCTCATCCGCCGCAGGATCCGTGATCCCAAGCTTACCATTGAAGTCATGAATGCAGGGGAAAGCTCCCACACGGATATCGCCATCTGCTATTTCAAGGGACGGCATGATGAAAAGCTTCTCAACATGATCAAGGACCGGATCAACAAGCTTAAGGTAGACGCCCTTACCATGAACCAGGAAAGCCTTGCGGAATGCATTTATCCCCATAAATGGTTTAACCCTTTCCCAAAATTCAAATATTCCGAACGGCCGGATACTGCCGCCGCTTCCATACTGGAGGGCAACATCATTGTCCTGGTGGATAACTCTCCTTCTGCCATGATTTTACCGTCTTCTGTCTTTGATATCATTGAAGAAGCCGACGACTATTATTTTCCGCCTGTGACCGGGACCTATCTGCGGCTGTCCCGCCTGGTCATTTCCATTCTGACCCTGTATTTAACGCCTTTGTGGCTGCTTTTCATGCAAAATCCGGAAATGATCCCCTCCTGGCTGCAATTCATCCGCTTGTCTGAGGATCCCCAGGTGCCCTTGCTTTTCCAACTCCTGATCCTGGAATTTGCCATTGACGGACTAAGGCTTGCCGCAGTCAACACCCCCAGCATGCTGACCACGCCTCTCAGTGTGATCGCCGGTATTGTATTGGGTGAATATTCCGTAAAATCCGGCTGGTTTAACAGTGAGACCATGCTTTATATGTCCTTTGTGACCATTGCTAACTACTCCCAGTCAAGCTTTGAACTGGGCTATGCCTTTAAATTCATGCGTATGATCATGCTGATCACCACCGCATTGTTAAACTTCTGGGGATTTGTGGCCGGCGCGGCGCTTTCCATATTGGCCGTTGTCTTTAACAAAACCATAGCCGGAAAGAGTTATATCTATCCCTTAATTCCCTTCCACTTTTCCGAGTTAAAGAAGCGGTTCTTCCGGGGTAGGCTTCCTCACAGGGAGAAGTAA
- a CDS encoding DUF3842 family protein, whose product MKIVIIDGQGGKMGQSVIAQFKKSFPKLPVIAIGTNSIATSAMLKAGADAGATGENPVLVASRDADIIIGPIGIVIADSLLGEITPAMAEAIGKSRAYKILIPVNKCNHHVVGCENLTLTESIALVIKEVENRL is encoded by the coding sequence ATGAAAATCGTTATCATTGACGGGCAGGGCGGCAAAATGGGACAGTCCGTCATCGCCCAGTTTAAGAAATCCTTTCCCAAACTTCCGGTCATTGCAATCGGGACCAATTCCATTGCTACTTCCGCCATGTTAAAGGCGGGAGCTGATGCAGGAGCAACTGGTGAGAATCCGGTCCTTGTAGCCAGCCGGGATGCAGATATTATCATCGGTCCCATTGGGATCGTCATTGCCGACTCCCTCTTAGGAGAGATCACTCCGGCCATGGCTGAGGCCATCGGTAAAAGCCGTGCCTATAAGATCCTTATACCGGTAAACAAATGCAATCATCATGTGGTGGGCTGTGAAAACCTGACTTTAACGGAATCCATTGCCCTGGTAATCAAAGAGGTGGAGAATCGTTTATGA
- the guaB gene encoding IMP dehydrogenase produces MGTIIGEGITFDDVLLVPAYSEVIPNQVDLTTNLTKTIKLNIPLMSAGMDTVTEHRMAIAMARQGGIGIIHKNMSIEEQAEEVDKVKRSENGVITDPFYLSPEHTLKDADELMGKFRISGVPVTEGKKLVGIVTNRDLKFEEDFSRKIKECMTSKNLVTAKEGITLMEAKKILAKAKVEKLPIVDDDFNLKGLITIKDIEKQIKYPLSAKDGQGRLLCGAAVGITANVLDRVDALVKAKVDVVVLDSAHGHSENVLRCVKMIKEAYPALSVIAGNVATGEATKALIAAGADAVKVGIGPGSICTTRVVAGIGVPQITAVMNCYAVAKEYGVPVIADGGIKYSGDLTKAIAAGGSVCMMGSMFAGCDESPGTFELYQGRKYKVYRGMGSIAAMENGSKDRYFQTDAKKLVPEGVEGRVAYKGMVEDTVFQMLGGLRSGMGYCGAMNIKTMQENGRFIKITAASLKESHPHDIHITKEAPNYSIDE; encoded by the coding sequence ATGGGTACAATAATTGGCGAAGGCATTACTTTTGATGATGTGCTGTTAGTTCCGGCTTATTCAGAAGTCATTCCTAATCAGGTTGACTTAACGACCAATCTTACAAAGACCATCAAGCTCAATATTCCGCTTATGAGTGCAGGCATGGATACCGTTACCGAGCATCGTATGGCAATTGCCATGGCAAGACAGGGAGGTATCGGTATCATCCACAAGAATATGTCCATAGAGGAACAGGCAGAAGAGGTTGATAAGGTAAAGAGGTCGGAAAACGGCGTCATAACGGACCCATTCTATCTTTCTCCGGAACATACATTAAAGGATGCGGATGAGCTTATGGGCAAATTCCGTATTTCCGGAGTGCCGGTCACAGAAGGAAAAAAGCTGGTGGGAATCGTTACCAACCGGGACTTAAAGTTTGAAGAGGATTTCAGCAGGAAGATCAAGGAGTGCATGACTTCTAAAAACCTGGTGACAGCCAAGGAAGGCATTACCCTTATGGAGGCAAAGAAGATCCTTGCAAAGGCAAAGGTGGAAAAGCTTCCTATCGTTGACGATGATTTTAACTTAAAGGGCCTTATCACCATCAAGGATATTGAAAAGCAGATCAAATACCCGCTGTCCGCAAAGGATGGACAGGGAAGGCTTCTGTGCGGCGCTGCCGTTGGAATCACCGCCAATGTGCTGGACCGTGTGGACGCTCTGGTAAAGGCAAAGGTGGATGTGGTCGTTTTAGACTCCGCTCATGGCCATTCTGAGAACGTTCTCCGCTGCGTAAAGATGATCAAAGAGGCTTATCCGGCTCTTTCAGTCATTGCAGGGAATGTGGCAACCGGAGAGGCTACCAAGGCTCTTATAGCGGCAGGAGCAGATGCGGTGAAGGTAGGAATCGGACCAGGATCCATCTGTACCACCCGTGTGGTAGCCGGCATCGGGGTTCCCCAGATCACGGCTGTTATGAACTGCTATGCAGTTGCTAAGGAATACGGTGTCCCCGTCATTGCTGACGGAGGAATCAAGTATTCCGGAGATTTAACAAAGGCCATTGCAGCCGGCGGAAGCGTATGCATGATGGGAAGCATGTTTGCCGGATGTGACGAAAGCCCGGGAACCTTTGAACTGTATCAGGGAAGAAAATATAAAGTATACCGTGGTATGGGTTCCATCGCTGCCATGGAAAACGGAAGCAAAGACCGTTACTTCCAGACTGACGCCAAGAAGCTGGTTCCCGAGGGCGTGGAAGGCCGTGTGGCCTACAAGGGAATGGTAGAGGATACTGTATTCCAGATGCTGGGCGGCTTACGGTCCGGTATGGGATACTGCGGAGCAATGAATATCAAGACCATGCAGGAAAACGGAAGATTCATAAAGATTACGGCAGCCTCCCTTAAGGAAAGCCATCCTCATGATATTCATATCACAAAGGAAGCACCTAACTATAGCATTGATGAATAA
- a CDS encoding DUF6106 family protein: MNEMYAEWLVKRKSPAYTMLIKIAMGILCVIAFFLSMSPVFGIFGVIILLAAVAATYFVFRNSEVEFEYLYVTNTLSIDRIYGRSKRKKAWEGSMEGIQIVAPTGSTEARDHETKNMKVLDFSSHVPGAKTYTLISQSGAETTKIIFEPNEKLLQCMRMTAPRKVVKEV, encoded by the coding sequence ATGAATGAAATGTATGCAGAATGGCTTGTGAAGCGAAAGTCTCCAGCCTATACCATGTTGATAAAAATTGCGATGGGAATCCTGTGCGTAATTGCATTTTTCCTCTCCATGTCCCCGGTTTTCGGAATCTTTGGAGTGATCATCCTGCTTGCAGCCGTTGCAGCTACATACTTTGTATTCCGCAACAGCGAAGTAGAATTTGAATATCTGTATGTTACAAACACTCTTTCCATTGACCGGATTTATGGCAGAAGCAAGAGAAAGAAGGCCTGGGAAGGTTCCATGGAAGGGATACAGATCGTTGCCCCTACCGGCTCTACAGAGGCCAGGGATCATGAAACAAAAAACATGAAGGTATTGGACTTTTCTTCTCACGTACCAGGTGCAAAGACCTATACGCTGATCAGCCAGTCCGGTGCTGAAACGACCAAGATCATATTTGAACCTAACGAAAAGCTGCTTCAATGTATGAGGATGACAGCGCCCCGTAAGGTTGTAAAAGAGGTATAA
- the groL gene encoding chaperonin GroEL (60 kDa chaperone family; promotes refolding of misfolded polypeptides especially under stressful conditions; forms two stacked rings of heptamers to form a barrel-shaped 14mer; ends can be capped by GroES; misfolded proteins enter the barrel where they are refolded when GroES binds): MAKQIKYGVDARKALESGVNQLADTVRVTLGPKGRNVVLDKSFGSPLITNDGVTIAKEIELEDAFENMGAQLVKEVATKTNDVAGDGTTTATVLAQAMINEGMKNLAAGANPIVLRKGMKKATEAAVEAIAKMSEPIKGKASIARVAAISAADDEVGEMVADAMEKVSNNGVITIEESKTMKTELDLVEGMQFDRGYISAYMCTDMEKMEANLDDPYILITDKKISNIQEILPLLEQVVQSGARLLIIAEDVEGEALTTLIVNKLRGTFNVIGVKAPGYGDRRKEMLQDIAVLTGGTVISDELGYELKNATLDLLGRAKSIKVQKENTVIVDGCGDKEAIAARIGQIKGQIEETTSDFDREKLQERLAKLSGGVAVIRVGAATETEMKEAKLRMEDALSAARAAVEEGVIAGGGSAYVHAINQIEDVVKGLEGDEKTGGKIILKALESPLYHIVANAGLEGSVIINKVRESKVGTGFDAYKEEYVDMVEAGILDPTKVTRSALQNATSVASTLLTTESVVANIKEKAPAMPAPGGMDMM, translated from the coding sequence ATGGCAAAGCAGATTAAATATGGCGTAGATGCCAGAAAAGCACTTGAATCTGGAGTGAATCAGTTAGCAGATACTGTACGTGTAACATTAGGGCCCAAGGGAAGAAACGTTGTACTGGATAAATCTTTTGGCTCACCGCTAATCACAAATGATGGCGTTACCATTGCAAAGGAAATCGAGCTGGAAGATGCTTTTGAGAATATGGGCGCTCAGCTTGTAAAAGAAGTTGCTACAAAGACCAATGACGTAGCCGGTGACGGTACTACCACAGCTACCGTTTTAGCTCAGGCTATGATCAACGAAGGAATGAAGAACTTAGCAGCAGGCGCTAACCCTATCGTTTTAAGAAAGGGTATGAAAAAAGCAACAGAAGCAGCAGTAGAAGCAATTGCAAAGATGAGCGAGCCGATCAAGGGAAAGGCATCCATCGCAAGAGTTGCAGCTATTTCCGCAGCAGATGATGAGGTCGGCGAGATGGTAGCTGACGCTATGGAAAAGGTTTCCAACAACGGCGTTATTACCATTGAAGAATCCAAGACCATGAAGACAGAGCTGGATCTGGTTGAAGGTATGCAGTTTGACAGAGGTTATATTTCTGCTTACATGTGCACCGACATGGAAAAGATGGAAGCAAATTTAGACGATCCATACATTCTTATTACCGATAAGAAGATTTCCAATATTCAGGAGATCCTTCCTTTATTAGAGCAGGTAGTTCAGTCTGGCGCAAGACTTCTTATCATCGCAGAAGATGTGGAAGGCGAGGCTTTAACAACCTTAATCGTTAATAAATTAAGAGGAACCTTCAATGTAATCGGTGTGAAGGCTCCAGGCTATGGAGACAGAAGAAAAGAGATGTTACAGGATATCGCTGTTTTAACAGGCGGTACCGTAATCTCCGACGAACTGGGATATGAGCTTAAGAATGCGACCCTTGACCTTTTAGGACGTGCAAAATCCATTAAGGTTCAGAAGGAAAATACCGTAATCGTGGACGGCTGCGGCGATAAGGAAGCAATCGCTGCAAGAATTGGCCAGATCAAAGGCCAGATCGAAGAAACTACTTCTGATTTTGACAGAGAAAAATTACAGGAAAGACTTGCAAAATTATCCGGCGGCGTAGCAGTGATCCGTGTAGGTGCTGCAACAGAAACCGAGATGAAGGAAGCAAAGCTTCGTATGGAAGATGCTTTATCCGCAGCAAGAGCAGCAGTTGAGGAAGGCGTTATCGCAGGCGGCGGTTCTGCTTACGTTCATGCCATCAATCAGATTGAGGATGTTGTGAAGGGTCTGGAAGGCGATGAGAAGACCGGAGGAAAGATCATCTTAAAAGCTCTTGAATCTCCGTTATACCACATTGTAGCCAATGCAGGCCTGGAAGGAAGCGTAATCATCAACAAGGTGAGAGAGTCCAAGGTAGGAACCGGCTTTGATGCATATAAAGAAGAATACGTAGACATGGTAGAAGCAGGCATCCTGGATCCGACTAAGGTTACCAGAAGCGCGCTTCAAAATGCCACAAGTGTTGCATCAACCTTATTGACAACAGAGTCCGTTGTTGCTAATATTAAAGAAAAAGCCCCCGCCATGCCAGCACCAGGCGGAATGGATATGATGTAA
- a CDS encoding co-chaperone GroES encodes MKLVPLFDKVVLKPLVAEETTKSGIVLPGQAKEKPQQAEVIAVGPGGLVDGKEVTMQVKVGDKVIFSKYSGTEIETGEENEKYVIVKQNDILAVIE; translated from the coding sequence ATGAAATTAGTACCATTATTTGACAAAGTTGTGTTAAAACCATTGGTTGCAGAGGAGACAACAAAGTCCGGTATTGTTCTGCCGGGGCAGGCAAAAGAGAAGCCACAGCAGGCGGAAGTCATCGCAGTGGGTCCTGGCGGTCTGGTAGACGGCAAGGAAGTTACCATGCAGGTTAAAGTGGGCGATAAAGTAATCTTCTCCAAGTATTCAGGAACAGAAATAGAGACCGGAGAAGAGAACGAGAAATATGTGATTGTAAAGCAGAATGACATATTAGCAGTGATCGAATAA
- the rhaD gene encoding rhamnulose-1-phosphate aldolase gives MNILDTEFVKGFIRLCDDGFRQNWHERNGGNLSYRIKTSEVESVREGFTDKNPWQPIGTCVKGLAGEYFMVTGSGKFFRNVILDTEANTCIIEVDESGENYRICWGLVNGGRPTSELPSHLMNHEVKKEATADKHRVIYHAHPANVIALTFVLPLEDKVFTRELWEMATECPVVFPDGVGVVGWMVPGGRDIAVATSELMKKYDVAVWAHHGLFASGEDFDLTFGLMHTVEKSAEILVKVLSIRPDKLQTITSQNFRDLAVDFKVSLPEEFLYDK, from the coding sequence ATGAATATTTTAGATACTGAATTTGTAAAAGGCTTTATCCGTCTGTGTGACGATGGCTTCCGCCAGAACTGGCATGAGAGAAACGGCGGTAATTTAAGCTACCGCATTAAGACGTCAGAGGTGGAATCAGTGAGAGAAGGCTTTACGGATAAGAATCCCTGGCAGCCCATCGGAACCTGCGTAAAAGGGCTGGCAGGAGAGTATTTCATGGTGACCGGAAGCGGGAAGTTTTTCCGCAACGTAATCCTGGATACGGAAGCAAATACCTGTATCATTGAGGTGGATGAAAGCGGAGAGAATTACAGGATCTGCTGGGGGTTAGTAAACGGCGGGCGTCCTACCAGTGAACTTCCCTCCCATCTCATGAACCATGAAGTAAAGAAAGAGGCTACAGCCGATAAACACAGGGTGATCTATCATGCCCATCCTGCAAATGTAATTGCCCTTACCTTTGTTCTTCCCTTAGAGGATAAAGTCTTCACCAGGGAATTATGGGAGATGGCTACGGAATGTCCGGTGGTCTTCCCCGACGGCGTTGGCGTGGTCGGCTGGATGGTGCCTGGCGGACGTGATATTGCAGTGGCGACCAGTGAACTGATGAAGAAGTACGATGTGGCGGTCTGGGCCCATCACGGCTTATTTGCGTCAGGAGAGGACTTTGACCTGACCTTTGGTCTTATGCATACGGTGGAAAAGTCTGCGGAAATCCTTGTTAAAGTGCTTTCCATCCGTCCGGATAAGCTTCAGACCATCACGTCCCAGAACTTCCGCGATCTGGCGGTTGATTTTAAAGTGAGTCTGCCGGAAGAATTTTTGTATGATAAATAA
- a CDS encoding L-rhamnose isomerase has product MTIKERYEAAKEAYRAIGVNTDEAVEALKRIPISMHCWQGDDVIGFDGAGGLSGGIQTTGNYPGRARNPQELMSDMDKVLSLIPGKHRINLHASYAIFNEGEWADRDQLEPRHFAKWVEFAKERGIGIDFNPTLFSHPKAENSTLSSENEEIRSFWIRHVQACIRISEYFAKEQGTPCTMNIWIPDGFKEIPADRTSPRARLKDSIDQILSVDYDKTKVYVAVESKVFGIGMESCTVGSHEFYMNYASKNDILCLLDSGHYHPTEMVSDKISSMLLFFDKVALHVTRPVRWDSDHVVLFDDETKEIAKEIIRGGAGRVLLALDFFDASINRLSAWIVGMRNMQKALLNALLLPNEMLSKLQKERNFTEQMMLQEELKLYPVGDVWNYFCEINGVPAKEDWFEEIRSYEKEVLLNRK; this is encoded by the coding sequence ATGACAATAAAAGAAAGATATGAAGCAGCAAAGGAAGCATACAGGGCCATTGGCGTAAACACGGATGAGGCAGTGGAGGCCTTGAAGCGGATTCCTATTTCCATGCACTGCTGGCAGGGAGATGACGTAATTGGATTTGACGGGGCAGGCGGGCTGTCAGGCGGCATACAGACCACAGGCAATTATCCGGGCCGGGCAAGAAATCCTCAGGAGCTGATGAGTGATATGGATAAGGTACTGAGCCTGATTCCGGGAAAGCACAGAATAAACCTTCATGCAAGCTACGCCATATTTAATGAGGGGGAATGGGCTGACCGTGACCAGTTAGAACCCAGGCACTTTGCGAAATGGGTGGAATTTGCAAAGGAAAGAGGAATAGGCATTGATTTTAATCCCACCCTGTTTTCCCATCCAAAGGCGGAAAACTCAACCTTATCCAGTGAAAATGAGGAAATCCGCAGCTTCTGGATCAGACACGTACAGGCATGTATCCGTATCTCCGAATATTTTGCTAAAGAGCAGGGGACTCCTTGTACCATGAACATCTGGATTCCTGATGGGTTTAAGGAGATTCCGGCGGATCGTACCTCCCCAAGAGCGCGGTTAAAGGATTCCATTGACCAGATCCTTTCCGTGGATTACGATAAGACCAAGGTATATGTGGCAGTAGAATCCAAGGTATTTGGGATCGGTATGGAAAGCTGTACGGTTGGTTCCCATGAATTTTATATGAATTACGCTTCCAAGAATGATATCCTCTGCCTGCTGGACAGCGGCCATTATCATCCTACGGAGATGGTGTCCGATAAGATTTCTTCCATGCTCCTGTTCTTTGACAAGGTAGCCCTTCATGTGACAAGGCCGGTTCGGTGGGACAGCGATCATGTAGTATTATTTGATGATGAGACAAAGGAGATCGCAAAGGAAATCATACGGGGCGGAGCCGGCCGCGTTCTTTTAGCACTTGACTTTTTTGATGCGAGCATTAACCGTTTAAGCGCCTGGATCGTGGGAATGCGCAACATGCAGAAGGCGTTGTTAAATGCCCTTCTTCTTCCTAATGAAATGCTTTCAAAATTACAGAAGGAACGCAATTTCACAGAACAGATGATGCTTCAGGAGGAGCTTAAGCTTTATCCCGTAGGTGATGTATGGAACTACTTCTGTGAGATAAACGGAGTTCCCGCAAAGGAAGACTGGTTTGAAGAAATACGCAGCTATGAAAAAGAAGTGCTGCTTAATCGGAAATGA
- the rhaM gene encoding L-rhamnose mutarotase — MIRKSFKMYLNEGMAQEYEKRHNLLWPEMKEMISQHGGHNYSIFLDQETNVLYGYIEIQDEEKWAKSADTPINRKWWDYMADIMKTNPDNSPVSVGLKPVFHLD; from the coding sequence ATGATAAGAAAATCTTTTAAAATGTATTTAAATGAAGGAATGGCCCAGGAATACGAGAAAAGGCACAATCTGCTCTGGCCGGAAATGAAGGAAATGATCAGCCAGCACGGGGGACATAATTACTCTATTTTCTTAGACCAGGAAACCAATGTCCTTTACGGATACATTGAAATCCAGGATGAAGAGAAATGGGCAAAATCGGCAGACACGCCAATCAACCGGAAATGGTGGGATTACATGGCTGACATCATGAAAACCAACCCGGACAACAGTCCGGTTTCCGTTGGCTTAAAGCCAGTATTTCATTTGGACTGA
- a CDS encoding rhamnulokinase family protein — MERYYLAVDIGASSGRHILGNVREGKLVLQEIYRFNNGMKRKDGHLCWDVESLFSEIKEGMKQCRKLGKIPAAMGIDTWAVDFVLLDGENRMLGNAAGYRAGRTKGMDEKLYEIISLKDLYGRTGIQKQIFNTIYQLMAVREETPEYLEKGESFLMIPDYFHYLLTGVKKQEYTNATTTQLVNGETGAWDYELIRKLGLSEGLFGELSMPGTTVGPLTKATQEEVGFSCQVVLPATHDTGSAVMAVPLVPDGEDSMGDLLYISSGTWSLMGTELPKADCSVKSMEANFTNEGGYDYHFRYLKNIMGLWMIQSVKKELEEKGEAYSFAQLCRMASEEGIPSIVDCNDPVFLAPESMIREVQDFCGRSGMEVPKTPGQISAVIYNSLADCYGNTVKELESITGKTYPDIHVVGGGSNAEYLNQLTADRTGRTVYAGPGEATAIGNLLAQMLAAGEFEGLKQAREAVYRSFDIKKYKPGNKLS; from the coding sequence ATGGAGAGGTATTATCTTGCCGTAGATATCGGCGCATCCAGCGGCCGCCATATTCTTGGAAACGTAAGGGAAGGAAAGCTGGTCCTTCAGGAAATTTACCGGTTTAACAATGGTATGAAACGGAAGGATGGTCATTTGTGCTGGGATGTGGAGTCCTTATTTTCCGAAATCAAAGAGGGCATGAAGCAGTGCAGGAAGCTGGGGAAGATCCCGGCAGCCATGGGGATCGATACCTGGGCTGTGGATTTTGTCCTTTTGGACGGAGAGAACCGGATGCTGGGAAACGCGGCAGGATACCGGGCTGGCAGAACAAAGGGAATGGATGAAAAATTATATGAGATCATTTCTTTAAAAGATTTATATGGAAGAACCGGTATCCAGAAGCAGATCTTTAACACCATTTACCAGCTCATGGCTGTCAGGGAAGAAACTCCGGAATATCTGGAAAAAGGGGAATCCTTCCTTATGATACCCGATTATTTCCACTATTTGCTGACAGGGGTGAAAAAGCAGGAATATACAAATGCAACGACCACCCAATTGGTCAATGGGGAAACCGGAGCCTGGGATTATGAACTGATCCGGAAGCTGGGCCTGTCTGAAGGGCTGTTTGGGGAGTTGTCCATGCCGGGAACAACGGTGGGACCATTGACAAAGGCTACCCAGGAGGAAGTAGGGTTTTCCTGCCAGGTGGTCCTTCCGGCAACCCATGATACTGGTTCTGCCGTTATGGCGGTTCCCCTGGTTCCAGACGGAGAGGACTCCATGGGCGATCTTCTTTACATCAGTTCAGGAACCTGGTCCCTGATGGGAACAGAGCTTCCTAAGGCAGATTGCTCCGTTAAAAGCATGGAAGCAAATTTCACCAATGAGGGCGGCTATGATTACCATTTCCGGTATTTAAAAAATATCATGGGCCTTTGGATGATCCAGTCTGTGAAAAAGGAGCTGGAAGAAAAGGGAGAGGCGTACTCCTTTGCACAGCTTTGCCGGATGGCTTCTGAAGAAGGGATTCCCTCCATTGTGGACTGCAATGACCCCGTATTCCTGGCTCCGGAGAGCATGATCCGGGAGGTCCAGGATTTCTGCGGGAGGTCTGGTATGGAAGTACCAAAGACTCCGGGACAGATTTCGGCAGTCATATACAACAGCCTTGCAGACTGTTACGGTAATACGGTGAAGGAGCTGGAATCCATCACTGGAAAAACCTATCCGGACATCCATGTGGTAGGAGGAGGCTCAAATGCAGAGTACTTAAACCAACTGACGGCAGACCGCACAGGCCGGACCGTTTATGCCGGACCGGGAGAAGCCACTGCTATTGGAAATCTTTTGGCTCAGATGCTGGCTGCCGGAGAATTTGAAGGCTTAAAACAGGCAAGGGAAGCAGTATACCGGTCCTTTGATATAAAGAAGTATAAGCCAGGCAATAAGCTGTCATGA
- a CDS encoding AAA family ATPase, producing the protein MNSLFISGIKISWDKISPDSYLKTIPFLRNLSQINLHKSITLFTGENGSGKSTLLEAIAVAYGLNPEGGSRNFNFSTQNTHSDLHHAITLYKGPRKVCDAFFLRAESFYNVASKADEYSMGEDSYYNSYGGSSLHDQSHGESFLNVILERFYPNSLYILDEPEAALSPQRQLTVLEQIYHLSQKGTQFIIATHSPILLGIPSAEILSFNGSTIEPIDYYSTESYQITSLFVNHRDSLLKRLL; encoded by the coding sequence ATGAATTCACTGTTTATATCTGGAATAAAAATTAGCTGGGATAAAATTTCTCCAGATTCTTATTTGAAAACAATACCTTTTTTAAGGAATCTGAGTCAAATCAATTTACATAAATCAATTACTTTGTTTACTGGAGAAAATGGTTCGGGTAAATCTACTTTACTCGAAGCGATTGCTGTTGCCTATGGACTAAATCCTGAAGGGGGAAGTAGAAATTTTAATTTTTCTACTCAAAATACGCATTCTGATTTACATCATGCTATTACTTTATACAAAGGGCCTAGAAAGGTGTGTGATGCCTTTTTTTTGCGTGCTGAAAGTTTTTATAATGTCGCAAGTAAAGCAGACGAATATAGTATGGGCGAAGATTCTTATTACAATTCTTATGGTGGCAGCTCTCTTCATGATCAATCGCACGGAGAGAGTTTTCTTAATGTGATATTAGAGAGATTTTACCCAAACTCCTTATACATATTGGACGAACCAGAAGCCGCATTGTCTCCACAACGTCAATTAACGGTCCTTGAACAAATATATCATTTATCCCAAAAGGGTACTCAATTTATTATTGCCACACATTCTCCAATTTTATTAGGAATACCCAGTGCTGAAATTTTGTCTTTTAATGGTAGTACAATCGAACCAATAGATTATTATTCAACGGAGAGTTATCAAATAACAAGTCTTTTTGTGAATCATAGAGATTCCCTACTGAAAAGATTGCTATGA